The segment acacacacagacacacacagacacacacagacacacacacacacacacacacacacacacacacacacacacacacacacacaaaccaaaggctcttttaagagccacgtCCATTTTGTTAACCTGTAGTTGTCTCTCTGTAGCTcactcactctttctctctctctgtctgtttacATCTGTAGTTGTCATATCTGTCCATCTTTGTTGtgagtctttctgtctgtctgtttgtgtttCTGCCCATCACCATGAGTGATTCAGAACTCCAAGTACAGTTTATGAAGCTGGATAACCTGGTTGATCATCATGAACTCAGCGATGAGCTCCAGAGTCTTGATGACTTGCTTGGTGAGCTGCAGAAACAGGAGGAAGCAGCACCAGTAAAGACACCTGAACCAAGGGTGCATTGGAGAAAAAGAGACATTGATGGAACCATTGTCTATGCAAGACCAAGGTCAAGCAGGAATCAGTCAAATAAAGGTCAGTATAATTGTAGATTCAATATATTAAATATCTACATTGTTTAGGCACTTATAAATGTATCAGACATGGAATATGTCAGAGAAACAATCAAACCAGAACTGCTCACTTGATATTTGacatgaaaataaattgattacaTACAGTGTTTGTGTAAAGCAGTATAAACTACACTAAATTATTGGTCTTTGTTTGAAGCAGTTTGTTCTGAGTGTCTTGTCAGTGGCCAACCAGCttgtttctttttaaatgatCTGCTTTTACAGCAAGCAGTCTTATTTGCTTTTATCATCTATATGACAACTTATAGACAGATAACTGCAAGTAATTGGACTGTCCACATGTGGGTTTGGGAAATAAATGTCTGCTAGTCCTTTTCTCTAGCTAAACGTTAAACAGTGAGCTTATGCCATTTCATAATAAGGGAGGTAAATTTGTGCTACTAAGCTTGGGACAAGTTGAAAATGTTATAaaggttgttttttgttgtttttatctgGTACAGCTGATCACGTTCGGAAAACTGATCGTCCCATCAATGCTCCTGACACTAACTGTGAGGTGACCTTTGCTCCAGAGACTGTTGGTGTGTACTTTTTTtgtgtaaattacattttcaaaatccaAAGGCACTCCAAGCAGTACACTTTAATATATAagtgttgtttttaaatattccaTACTATTTTAACAGAGTGTTTTCTGCAAGATCTCCAGCACTCACTGAGCGATACCTCAGATGATGAGGCATCACCTCCTGGAAACTCAAGAGATGCTCTCCTAGCTTCCTCAAACTGGAGCATACGACAAAGTCTCTTTGCAGAGAGGTGGAGGGCAGAGAGACCCCGTCTGGTGAACACAGCTGTGGCACAAGAAAATGTGGCCCCacacatctgccaacagtgtgggagcAATCCAGCTGCTGTCCGTTGTTGTGACTGTCGACCACGCCCCTTCTTCTGTGCTGATTGTGATGTCCGCATGCACACCAGGCATGTTCTCCATAACCGAGATGCCATGACTGCTGGATTCTACCAGCCATTGCCTCCAACAACTTTTGTTGTAGATAAGGCTCTTTCCCATTGTGGTAAGTCCTGGTTTATGACTGTACAACATAAACATCATTCTGAGAATCGTTAGGCCTCATAAGCTTAACTATTTAAATAATGCCTTTTTGTTTCGTATTGTTTGATATTGAATTTATGAGGACATTCCGTGTCAGTCAGCTTTTTGAGCAACTCTTGCATACTTTTTCAGCAATGTTCTTCATTACCATTGAAGCATTACAATGTATTACTCAGTCAATACAAATGATCTTAATTCACATGTTTGATCTTTTCCAGTACGGCTTGTACCTGTGGAGATTCCTGACAATATTTGCAGTTGTTCACCAGAGTCATTGAGGGTCAACCCAGGGAAGAATGTTGCTGTGATCACAATGAATGGTAAGGGTGTAAAGATAAGTGCTAT is part of the Garra rufa chromosome 1, GarRuf1.0, whole genome shotgun sequence genome and harbors:
- the LOC141338052 gene encoding uncharacterized protein, coding for MSDSELQVQFMKLDNLVDHHELSDELQSLDDLLGELQKQEEAAPVKTPEPRVHWRKRDIDGTIVYARPRSSRNQSNKADHVRKTDRPINAPDTNCEVTFAPETVECFLQDLQHSLSDTSDDEASPPGNSRDALLASSNWSIRQSLFAERWRAERPRLVNTAVAQENVAPHICQQCGSNPAAVRCCDCRPRPFFCADCDVRMHTRHVLHNRDAMTAGFYQPLPPTTFVVDKALSHCVRLVPVEIPDNICSCSPESLRVNPGKNVAVITMNGRYDLSMPELRGIPSHLEWAT